In the Solibacillus sp. FSL K6-1523 genome, one interval contains:
- a CDS encoding antitoxin YezG family protein yields MEQRLNMLYREIVETVNEMIPEEWEKFYFYAQISESGGGTYFFYNTPENRQCFNYSVKIPYKFAIEKDEYKNNKRKLFELCDELRNVFNDNQQQLWYSFTMSLENSGEFKIHFDYTSWLDTEYSFSDQMIIWKNKYLGEVPSDKNNKILIEKYFSEYPDNPI; encoded by the coding sequence ATGGAACAAAGATTGAATATGCTATATAGAGAAATAGTGGAAACAGTTAATGAAATGATTCCAGAAGAATGGGAGAAATTTTATTTTTATGCTCAAATATCAGAATCTGGAGGCGGAACTTATTTTTTTTACAATACGCCTGAGAATAGACAATGTTTTAATTATAGTGTAAAAATTCCATATAAATTTGCTATAGAAAAAGATGAGTATAAAAATAATAAAAGAAAGCTATTTGAATTGTGTGATGAACTTAGAAATGTTTTCAATGATAACCAACAACAGCTTTGGTATTCCTTTACAATGTCTCTTGAGAATAGTGGGGAGTTTAAAATCCATTTTGATTATACAAGTTGGCTGGATACAGAATATAGTTTTAGTGACCAAATGATTATTTGGAAGAATAAATACTTAGGTGAAGTTCCGAGTGATAAAAATAATAAAATCTTAATTGAAAAGTACTTTAGTGAATATCCTGATAATCCTATCTGA
- a CDS encoding DNA/RNA non-specific endonuclease, which translates to MKSLDKGTGKAEVLTHIKVNYGDQFTKIGRKKSLKPNVEYKSPDGSGRITDCEGSLVLGTAERNAYAQRTVGGKDRLPDDDGGHLIGAQFKGPKDIDNLVPQNSQINRSVGEWFNMETEWANALKETPPKKVYVKIEPVYQGNSQRPSHFDLVYEIEGKEMVEKNIRNQSGG; encoded by the coding sequence TTGAAGAGTCTTGATAAGGGTACGGGGAAGGCTGAAGTACTAACACATATAAAGGTGAACTATGGAGATCAATTTACGAAGATTGGTAGGAAGAAATCTCTAAAACCAAATGTAGAATACAAGTCACCAGATGGTAGCGGACGTATTACAGACTGTGAAGGGTCACTAGTGTTAGGTACAGCAGAAAGAAACGCATACGCACAGAGAACGGTTGGTGGGAAGGATAGATTACCTGATGATGATGGTGGACACTTAATAGGAGCACAGTTTAAAGGACCAAAGGATATTGACAACTTAGTCCCACAAAATAGCCAGATTAACCGCTCAGTCGGTGAATGGTTCAATATGGAGACTGAATGGGCTAATGCATTGAAAGAAACACCTCCGAAAAAAGTATATGTGAAGATAGAACCGGTTTATCAAGGCAATTCGCAAAGACCAAGTCATTTTGATTTAGTTTATGAAATAGAGGGAAAAGAGATGGTTGAAAAAAACATTAGGAATCAATCGGGAGGATAA
- a CDS encoding DUF6572 domain-containing protein has protein sequence MSIIETDKIDAIGISKDGEGLILMLADHLDWKNEAEHLTLLLDKINAYLGFIESNQHSDTYPERVFEYFVIDVRFKYKATENCLIFFEVINSQLREYKIQVIKNED, from the coding sequence ATGTCGATAATAGAAACTGATAAAATAGATGCTATTGGTATTAGCAAAGACGGGGAAGGCTTAATATTAATGCTTGCAGATCATTTAGATTGGAAAAATGAAGCGGAGCATTTAACTCTTTTACTAGATAAAATTAATGCATATTTAGGCTTTATTGAATCAAATCAGCATTCAGATACCTATCCTGAAAGAGTATTTGAATATTTCGTTATTGATGTAAGATTTAAATATAAAGCCACTGAGAATTGCTTGATATTTTTCGAGGTGATTAATTCTCAATTAAGAGAGTATAAAATTCAAGTGATAAAAAATGAAGATTAA
- a CDS encoding SecY-interacting protein Syd, translating to MKIYFQMRKKIANEGLDFLFKTPISSDDSQIIYEDESDEDEYITWKPVEITVSQDFTSLEDEFDIKLHKTVVEYFTSYWFADLDGFYQEHYITLEPVLPNSEMSSFRESLKGYKENHGDRLKNIPIGVEGNGLLVVLENYSGIIQLEDFESGTLEPIAKNIQELIGNLRLKR from the coding sequence ATGAAGATATATTTTCAAATGAGAAAAAAGATCGCTAATGAAGGTTTAGATTTTTTATTTAAAACACCTATTAGTAGCGATGATAGTCAAATAATTTACGAAGATGAAAGTGATGAGGATGAATATATCACATGGAAACCGGTAGAAATCACTGTTTCACAAGACTTCACAAGTTTAGAAGATGAATTTGATATAAAATTGCATAAAACAGTAGTTGAATATTTTACCTCATATTGGTTTGCGGATCTAGATGGATTTTATCAGGAACATTACATTACATTAGAGCCTGTCCTACCGAATAGTGAGATGAGTTCGTTCAGGGAATCATTGAAAGGATATAAAGAAAATCATGGGGATAGGTTAAAAAACATTCCAATTGGGGTTGAGGGGAATGGTTTGTTGGTGGTTCTTGAAAATTATAGTGGAATAATACAACTAGAGGATTTTGAAAGTGGAACATTGGAGCCTATTGCTAAGAATATTCAAGAATTAATAGGGAATTTGAGACTAAAAAGATAA
- a CDS encoding PoNi-like cognate immunity protein: MRDYLCIEEDCREGIEFNKEVIEKNIEDIKGFEEDIKNGIQRKPTDNNSIIEARYLRSFIHQIDDISAKYSLGDDISTIEEDYHNAIDNLEQTGKKETGYINILWTISLGILLETDKKNIERLSKVVEKKEINDAVIDFLLCASDIGYTKITNEYDKENPYAKTREIIDLAQTDKQEASKRLQTYMEKEWFKGHYDYDWKNSHKEPGYVGYWSFETAALTKILELDDTSLVNNNHYPYDLAHYKNSMQFKSIYLSDSDNEQEIEELIIIEGIENKPAFEKVIPLRWHAFVNELIHDYNELDNHSFYEKYKKTIGLGQIWFLLDEYEEENKEKNLLGSLIVFAMVEKGCILQLDYKENLEDYDSYLKKYWDTETKLVQFIVDNDQNYYALVPADVEISNMYEVKLQDVK, from the coding sequence ATGAGAGATTATCTATGCATTGAGGAAGATTGTAGAGAAGGGATAGAATTTAATAAAGAGGTTATTGAAAAAAATATTGAGGATATTAAAGGTTTTGAGGAAGATATTAAAAATGGGATTCAACGAAAGCCTACGGATAATAACAGTATTATAGAAGCAAGATATTTAAGGAGTTTTATTCATCAGATCGACGATATCAGTGCAAAATATTCTTTAGGGGATGACATTAGTACAATCGAGGAAGATTATCATAATGCCATCGATAATTTAGAGCAGACAGGAAAAAAAGAAACAGGTTATATTAATATTCTATGGACAATTTCCCTAGGCATCTTACTAGAAACAGATAAAAAGAATATAGAAAGATTAAGTAAGGTAGTTGAGAAAAAGGAAATAAATGATGCAGTAATTGATTTTTTACTATGTGCTAGTGACATCGGATATACGAAAATTACCAATGAATATGATAAAGAAAATCCGTACGCAAAAACAAGGGAAATTATAGATCTTGCGCAAACCGATAAGCAAGAAGCCTCTAAAAGGTTACAAACGTATATGGAGAAAGAATGGTTTAAAGGTCATTATGATTATGATTGGAAGAATTCACATAAAGAGCCTGGATATGTAGGATATTGGAGCTTTGAAACGGCTGCACTGACAAAGATTCTTGAGCTGGATGATACAAGCTTAGTAAATAATAATCATTATCCATATGACTTGGCACATTACAAGAATTCAATGCAATTCAAGTCAATTTATCTAAGTGACTCCGACAATGAACAAGAGATTGAGGAGCTAATTATAATAGAAGGAATAGAAAATAAACCGGCATTTGAAAAGGTAATTCCACTTAGGTGGCACGCATTTGTTAATGAATTGATCCATGATTATAACGAACTGGATAATCATAGTTTTTATGAAAAATACAAAAAAACAATAGGACTAGGGCAAATTTGGTTCTTGTTAGATGAATACGAAGAAGAAAATAAAGAGAAAAACCTCCTGGGAAGTTTAATTGTTTTTGCCATGGTTGAAAAAGGCTGCATATTGCAATTGGATTACAAAGAAAATTTGGAAGATTATGATTCCTATTTAAAAAAATATTGGGATACAGAAACGAAATTAGTTCAATTTATAGTAGATAATGATCAAAATTATTATGCATTGGTTCCGGCTGATGTAGAGATTAGCAATATGTACGAAGTTAAACTCCAAGATGTAAAGTAA
- a CDS encoding SMI1/KNR4 family protein, whose protein sequence is MINEDLIGRIESFLNKIEFGGFRGKPATNEEILNAEQVLNVKFNVEYIQFIKLFGGACAGFDIHAFNNGSSLGKETVVELTQRFRRGGEDLIPQELKDAYVISDDGSGNPILMNAEGKIFIFLHDSWEVELLYNSLQEMLMNYFPQSGGYYV, encoded by the coding sequence ATGATAAATGAGGATCTTATTGGGAGAATTGAATCTTTTTTGAACAAAATTGAGTTCGGAGGGTTCAGAGGAAAGCCGGCAACTAACGAAGAAATTTTGAATGCTGAACAAGTTTTGAACGTAAAATTTAATGTAGAGTATATACAATTTATTAAATTATTTGGAGGTGCTTGTGCGGGATTTGATATTCATGCTTTTAATAATGGAAGTTCATTGGGGAAAGAAACTGTTGTTGAGCTTACTCAGCGTTTTAGAAGAGGCGGAGAAGATTTGATTCCTCAAGAATTGAAAGATGCCTATGTTATTTCAGATGATGGCTCTGGGAATCCAATTTTAATGAATGCAGAAGGGAAGATTTTTATTTTTCTTCATGATTCTTGGGAAGTTGAATTACTTTACAACTCGCTACAGGAAATGTTAATGAATTATTTTCCACAATCAGGCGGTTATTACGTGTAA
- a CDS encoding SMI1/KNR4 family protein: protein MNNNSKGNIDKFLNNDILFEDSWKDISVSKINEIVSDEFPGKKDFIEFYLAKNGGVFTKGAYIYPDNFYEISNKDYLSIEISSFFHIPLIEGEDDSSSTMSIEKAIDRRIDYSDDFENFVLFHIPFADNHADNDFWIDIQTGEIKYMDYEESYNPEDAIIVAPSFLEFCKHIQAEFR, encoded by the coding sequence ATGAATAACAATTCTAAGGGGAACATTGATAAATTTCTGAATAATGACATTTTATTTGAGGATTCTTGGAAGGATATATCGGTTTCTAAGATAAATGAAATAGTATCTGATGAGTTTCCAGGAAAAAAAGATTTTATAGAGTTTTACCTTGCTAAAAATGGAGGGGTATTTACTAAAGGAGCATATATCTACCCCGATAATTTTTATGAAATATCAAATAAGGATTATTTATCGATAGAAATTAGTAGTTTTTTTCATATCCCATTAATCGAAGGTGAAGATGATTCTTCTTCCACGATGTCTATTGAAAAAGCAATAGATAGGAGAATTGACTACTCTGATGACTTTGAAAACTTTGTTCTATTTCATATCCCTTTTGCTGATAATCATGCAGATAATGATTTTTGGATTGATATCCAAACAGGAGAAATTAAATATATGGATTACGAAGAAAGTTACAATCCTGAAGATGCAATTATTGTAGCTCCTTCATTCTTGGAATTTTGCAAGCATATTCAAGCGGAATTTAGGTGA
- a CDS encoding RHS repeat-associated core domain-containing protein: protein MTEVTLCHQMSREVLVRYAYNDVQDLVEIQDALGQSTNIHYHNHLMMQKIDRNKNSFYWRYDGPTTGARVVKTWGDGNVLAGELAYFEGYNEITDSLGHTSFYYWDVNHRLKGMVNELTAGRTTYGYDEFSNLVWSNQGNQFDFLHRSVDDVGNLYETKDKKDRVYGAGSRLLETREAKFSYDEEGNLVQKVEKNGDTWQYEYYGNGMMSKVIKPDQTEVTFKYDSMGRRVEKCSNEKTMQFVWDGNTILHEYFTEKDSVELESLAESQNNSEIPANLVTWVFNDGFVPSAKITSQGNYSIISDYLGTPVEAYDEKGNKVWSAELDIYGRVEGFTGKKDFIPFRYQGQYEDVEIGLYYNRFRYYDPEQGNYTQIDPIGLAGGKPTLYGYVYDPLTEFDLVGFKPTRYEDRLFLKELLGPFAKKGGVYFFPEGDRMYVGKAKNLYKRLYQHLNKEKLIPANLDKIGFIHDPNALTDEDLFKLEDDLMKKYESRDFNPKKIKLSNKINSPGQNIKKSAKCKS from the coding sequence ATGACAGAGGTTACCCTATGTCACCAGATGAGTCGTGAGGTGCTGGTGCGCTATGCCTACAATGATGTTCAAGATTTAGTGGAAATCCAAGATGCATTAGGGCAAAGTACAAATATTCATTATCATAACCATTTAATGATGCAAAAAATAGACCGCAATAAAAATTCCTTCTACTGGCGCTACGACGGTCCAACAACAGGGGCACGCGTTGTGAAAACATGGGGAGATGGCAATGTCCTAGCGGGTGAGCTTGCGTATTTTGAAGGTTATAACGAGATTACCGATAGTTTAGGTCATACGAGTTTCTACTATTGGGACGTCAATCATCGCTTAAAAGGTATGGTCAACGAGTTAACCGCTGGACGTACAACTTATGGCTATGATGAATTTAGCAATCTTGTTTGGTCCAATCAAGGCAATCAATTCGACTTCTTACACCGCAGTGTTGATGATGTCGGGAACTTGTATGAGACGAAAGACAAGAAAGACCGCGTTTATGGTGCTGGAAGTAGACTACTCGAAACGAGAGAAGCCAAATTTTCGTACGATGAAGAAGGAAATCTCGTTCAGAAGGTCGAAAAGAATGGGGATACGTGGCAGTACGAGTATTATGGCAATGGCATGATGTCGAAAGTCATAAAACCAGATCAGACCGAAGTTACGTTCAAGTATGATTCGATGGGTAGGCGGGTTGAGAAGTGTTCTAACGAAAAAACCATGCAATTCGTGTGGGACGGGAACACCATTCTGCATGAGTATTTTACAGAGAAAGATTCAGTTGAATTAGAAAGTCTAGCTGAATCACAAAACAACTCCGAAATCCCAGCCAATCTAGTGACATGGGTATTTAATGATGGGTTTGTCCCTTCAGCTAAAATTACAAGTCAAGGTAACTATAGTATTATTAGTGATTATCTTGGCACGCCTGTTGAAGCTTATGACGAAAAAGGGAATAAAGTTTGGTCTGCGGAGCTCGATATTTATGGACGCGTGGAAGGATTTACGGGTAAGAAGGACTTCATTCCGTTTAGGTATCAAGGGCAGTATGAAGATGTAGAAATTGGATTGTATTATAACCGATTCAGATACTACGACCCGGAGCAAGGAAATTATACGCAGATTGACCCGATTGGACTTGCTGGTGGGAAACCTACGTTGTATGGGTATGTTTATGATCCTCTGACAGAGTTTGATTTAGTCGGATTTAAGCCAACTAGATATGAGGATAGATTGTTCTTAAAAGAGTTATTAGGTCCTTTTGCTAAAAAAGGTGGCGTCTATTTCTTCCCAGAAGGAGATAGAATGTATGTCGGGAAGGCAAAAAATCTTTATAAGAGATTGTATCAACATCTAAACAAAGAGAAGCTAATACCAGCTAATTTAGATAAAATTGGCTTTATCCATGATCCTAATGCTTTAACAGATGAAGACTTATTTAAACTAGAGGATGATTTAATGAAAAAATACGAATCAAGAGACTTTAATCCTAAAAAAATAAAACTTTCTAATAAAATTAACAGCCCTGGACAAAACATCAAGAAAAGTGCTAAATGTAAGTCTTAA
- a CDS encoding RHS repeat domain-containing protein: MTIKQERDQSGQVIKEWQNDHWIASSYDELGSRSQVTSSLGAKIDVERNTMGNVAQIKASHADQQQWTAAMQYNELGQEIERILPGNVISQWQYDITGRPTNHRISSQNRHTRRRVYQWDVNHRLKGMVNELTAGRTTYGYDEFSNLVWSNQGNQFDFLHRSVDDVGNLYETKDKKDRVYGAGSRLLETREAKFSYDEEGNLIQKVEKNGDTWQYEYYGSGMMLKVIKPDQTEVTFKYDSFGRRIEKRTDEKTMQFVWDGNTILHEYFSKNDSAKLESLAGSQNNSEIPANLVTWVFNDGFVPSAKITNEGNYSIISDYLGTLVEAYDEDGNRVWSAELDIYGRMEEFAGVKDFIPFRYQGQYEDVEIGLYYNRFRYYDPEQGNYTQIDPIGLAGGNPTLYGYVGDPNVFIDPFGLNTHRGRIQAQGVKLEESISWSQNHPPTVSEALEMLDELESKLSNKDKRLRKNELDKARKYITNGGKIGGIDASLSKTFLVKGTAHERIDIEVIKGKAFVPSTGGGVCPG; this comes from the coding sequence GTGACGATCAAGCAAGAACGAGACCAATCTGGACAAGTAATTAAGGAATGGCAGAATGACCATTGGATTGCGAGTAGTTATGATGAATTAGGTAGCCGTTCACAGGTTACGAGTAGCCTCGGCGCAAAAATTGATGTTGAACGAAATACGATGGGGAATGTTGCACAAATTAAAGCCTCCCATGCAGATCAACAACAATGGACTGCCGCAATGCAGTACAACGAACTCGGTCAAGAAATTGAGCGAATCTTACCTGGGAATGTTATTAGCCAATGGCAATATGACATAACTGGTAGACCAACCAACCATCGAATTAGCAGCCAAAACCGTCATACACGCAGACGCGTTTACCAATGGGACGTCAATCATCGCTTAAAAGGCATGGTCAACGAGTTAACTGCTGGACGAACAACTTATGGTTATGATGAATTCAGCAATCTTGTCTGGTCCAATCAAGGCAATCAATTTGACTTCTTACACCGCAGTGTTGATGATGTCGGGAATTTGTATGAGACGAAAGACAAGAAAGACCGCGTATATGGTGCTGGAAGTAGACTGCTTGAAACGAGAGAAGCTAAATTTTCGTACGATGAAGAAGGGAATCTCATTCAGAAGGTCGAAAAGAATGGGGATACGTGGCAGTACGAGTATTATGGCAGTGGAATGATGTTGAAGGTCATTAAACCAGATCAGACGGAAGTTACTTTCAAATATGATTCATTTGGTAGGCGGATAGAGAAGCGTACCGATGAAAAAACAATGCAATTCGTGTGGGACGGGAATACCATTCTGCATGAGTATTTTTCAAAGAATGATTCAGCTAAATTGGAAAGTCTTGCGGGGTCACAGAATAACTCCGAAATCCCAGCCAATCTAGTTACATGGGTGTTTAATGACGGATTTGTCCCTTCAGCTAAAATCACGAATGAAGGTAATTACAGCATTATTAGTGATTATCTTGGCACGCTTGTTGAAGCTTATGATGAAGATGGCAATAGAGTTTGGTCGGCAGAGCTTGATATTTATGGACGCATGGAAGAATTTGCAGGTGTGAAGGATTTCATTCCGTTTAGATATCAAGGGCAGTATGAAGATGTAGAGATTGGATTGTATTATAACCGATTCAGATATTACGACCCGGAGCAAGGAAATTATACGCAGATAGACCCGATTGGACTTGCTGGTGGGAATCCTACGCTTTATGGGTATGTTGGGGATCCAAATGTATTTATTGATCCTTTTGGATTAAATACACATAGAGGTAGGATTCAAGCCCAGGGTGTAAAACTTGAGGAGTCCATTTCGTGGTCTCAAAATCATCCACCAACTGTATCTGAAGCCTTAGAAATGTTAGATGAATTGGAGAGTAAACTAAGCAATAAAGACAAAAGATTAAGAAAAAATGAATTAGATAAGGCTAGAAAGTACATTACAAATGGCGGTAAAATTGGTGGAATAGATGCATCATTAAGTAAAACATTTTTAGTAAAGGGAACGGCACATGAAAGAATAGATATAGAGGTCATAAAAGGAAAGGCGTTTGTTCCTAGTACTGGAGGAGGTGTTTGTCCTGGATAA
- a CDS encoding RHS repeat-associated core domain-containing protein, producing the protein MQKIQRPGDRWTAYEHDGIGNVIRADYYDDTWETFAYDKNGSLLETENEHVKVKLERDSSGQVIKEWQNDHWIASSYDELGSRLQVTSSLGASIDVVRNEMGNVSQITASRADQARWTAAMQYNELGQEIERILPGNVISQWQYDITGRPTNHRVSSQSRHTRRRVYQWDVNHRLKGMVNELTAGRTTYGYDEFSNLVWSNQGNQFEFLHRNVDDVGNLYETKNKKDRVYGAGSRLLETTEAKFSYDEEGNLVQKVEKNGDTWSYEYYGNGMMSKVIKPDQTEVTFKYDSMGRRVEKCSNEKTMQFVWDGNTILHEYFSKNDLVELEKLVEYSSQNNSEIPDNLVTWVFNDGFVPSAKITSQGNYSIISDYLGTPVEAYDEDGKRVWSTELDIYGRVEEFTGVKDFIPFRYQGQYEDVEIGLYYNRFRYYSPNEGMYTQQDPIRLEGNNPTLYGYVNNTNFKIDPFGLDELYALIAKQDGWYDVMKWGKKNPVGQMFLKEGELWKIGTSKNASSRYTQKYLNSKGIEMKFLHSDLSNGTVKYHENMKIRGYEQWKGFLPPGNKCRH; encoded by the coding sequence GTGCAGAAAATTCAGCGTCCAGGAGATCGTTGGACAGCATATGAGCATGATGGAATCGGGAATGTCATTCGTGCTGATTATTATGATGATACTTGGGAAACGTTTGCCTATGACAAGAATGGTTCACTACTAGAAACTGAAAATGAGCATGTGAAGGTCAAGCTAGAGCGGGACTCATCTGGACAAGTCATTAAAGAGTGGCAGAATGATCATTGGATTGCGAGTAGTTATGATGAGTTAGGAAGCCGTTTACAGGTTACAAGTAGCCTCGGCGCAAGCATCGATGTCGTTCGTAATGAGATGGGCAATGTTTCACAAATTACCGCTTCACGCGCAGACCAAGCGCGGTGGACAGCAGCGATGCAGTACAATGAACTCGGCCAAGAAATAGAGCGAATCCTACCCGGAAACGTCATCAGCCAATGGCAATATGACATAACTGGAAGACCAACAAACCATCGAGTAAGTAGCCAAAGTCGACATACACGGAGACGCGTCTACCAATGGGATGTCAATCATCGCTTAAAAGGCATGGTCAACGAGTTAACCGCTGGAAGAACAACTTATGGCTATGACGAATTCAGCAACCTCGTTTGGTCGAATCAAGGCAATCAATTTGAATTCTTACACCGCAATGTCGATGATGTCGGGAACTTGTATGAAACAAAAAACAAGAAAGATCGCGTCTATGGTGCCGGCAGCAGACTGCTTGAAACGACAGAAGCCAAATTTTCGTACGATGAAGAAGGAAATCTCGTTCAGAAGGTCGAAAAGAATGGGGATACGTGGAGCTACGAGTATTATGGCAATGGGATGATGTCGAAAGTCATAAAACCAGATCAGACCGAAGTTACGTTCAAGTATGATTCGATGGGTAGGCGGGTTGAGAAGTGTTCTAACGAAAAAACCATGCAATTTGTGTGGGATGGGAATACGATTCTGCATGAGTATTTTTCAAAGAATGATTTAGTTGAATTGGAGAAACTAGTTGAGTATTCTTCACAAAACAACTCAGAGATACCAGATAATCTAGTCACATGGGTGTTTAATGATGGGTTTGTCCCTTCAGCTAAAATTACAAGTCAAGGTAACTACAGTATTATTAGTGATTATCTTGGAACACCTGTCGAAGCTTATGATGAGGATGGGAAAAGGGTATGGTCAACTGAGCTTGATATTTATGGACGCGTGGAAGAATTTACTGGTGTGAAGGATTTCATTCCGTTTAGGTATCAAGGGCAGTATGAAGATGTAGAAATTGGATTGTATTATAACAGATTCAGATACTACTCTCCAAATGAGGGAATGTATACACAACAAGATCCTATCAGGCTTGAGGGGAATAATCCGACGCTTTATGGTTATGTGAATAATACAAATTTCAAAATAGACCCATTTGGACTAGATGAACTATATGCATTAATTGCAAAGCAGGATGGTTGGTATGATGTAATGAAATGGGGTAAGAAAAATCCGGTTGGTCAAATGTTTTTAAAGGAAGGAGAACTTTGGAAGATCGGAACTTCAAAAAATGCTTCATCAAGATATACCCAAAAATATCTAAATAGCAAAGGTATTGAGATGAAATTTCTGCATTCAGATTTATCAAATGGAACTGTAAAATACCATGAAAATATGAAAATTAGAGGTTATGAACAATGGAAAGGATTTTTACCTCCAGGCAATAAGTGTAGACACTAA
- a CDS encoding RHS repeat domain-containing protein, whose translation MGNVSQITASRADQAQWTAAMQYNEISQEIERILPGNVISQWQYDITGRPTNHRISSQNRHTRRRVYQWDVNHRLKGMVNELTAGRTTYGYDEFSNLVWSNQGNQFDFLHRSVDDVGNLYETKDKKDRVYGAGSRLLETTDAKFSYDKEGNLVQKVEKNGDTWTYEYNGSGMMSRVIKQDQTEVTFKYDSLGRRIEKSSNEKTMQFVWDGNTILHEYFTEKGSVELESLAESQNNSEIPANLVKWVFNDGFVPSAKITSQGNYSIISDYLGTPVEAYDEEGNKVWSAELDIYGRVNEFTGEQDFIPFRYQGQYEDVEIGLYYNRFRYYDPEQGNYTQIDPIGLEGNNPTLYGYVHDPNGWVDIFGLFTAGQVKNFSNKGLGDWGEKIASKYLNSNGFEVLGSVQTKSNQGFDLVAIDRSTSEINVIEVKTSRRGFGSKSRMPTWTRNNIRTITRNVNGHWGNMPSYQKELMGMIRNAQNNGTIKNKLVQINVDKRRINIKCKN comes from the coding sequence ATGGGCAATGTTTCACAAATTACCGCCTCTCGCGCAGACCAAGCGCAGTGGACAGCAGCGATGCAGTACAACGAAATCAGCCAAGAAATCGAGCGCATCTTACCCGGGAATGTCATTAGTCAATGGCAATACGACATAACCGGTAGACCAACAAACCATCGAATTAGTAGCCAAAACCGTCATACACGCAGACGCGTTTATCAATGGGACGTCAATCATCGCCTAAAAGGCATGGTCAACGAGCTAACCGCTGGACGAACAACTTATGGCTATGATGAATTCAGCAATCTCGTTTGGTCCAATCAAGGCAATCAATTCGACTTCTTACACCGAAGCGTCGATGATGTCGGGAATTTGTATGAAACGAAAGACAAGAAAGACCGTGTCTATGGTGCCGGCAGCAGATTACTCGAAACGACAGATGCCAAATTTTCTTATGATAAAGAAGGAAACCTCGTTCAGAAGGTCGAAAAGAATGGGGATACGTGGACCTACGAGTATAACGGCAGTGGGATGATGTCGAGGGTCATTAAACAAGATCAGACGGAAGTTACGTTCAAATATGATTCACTTGGTAGGCGGATAGAGAAGAGTTCTAATGAAAAAACCATGCAATTCGTGTGGGACGGGAACACTATTCTGCATGAGTATTTTACAGAGAAAGGTTCAGTTGAATTAGAAAGTCTAGCTGAATCACAAAACAACTCCGAAATCCCAGCCAATCTAGTGAAATGGGTATTTAATGATGGATTTGTCCCTTCAGCTAAAATTACAAGTCAAGGTAACTATAGTATTATTAGTGACTATCTTGGTACGCCTGTTGAAGCTTATGATGAAGAGGGTAATAAGGTTTGGTCAGCTGAGCTTGATATTTATGGGCGAGTGAATGAATTTACAGGTGAACAAGACTTTATTCCATTTAGGTATCAAGGGCAATATGAAGATGTAGAGATTGGATTGTATTATAACCGATTCCGTTACTACGACCCAGAGCAAGGGAATTATACTCAGATAGATCCGATTGGACTTGAAGGGAATAATCCAACTTTGTATGGATATGTACATGATCCAAATGGTTGGGTAGATATTTTTGGTTTGTTTACAGCAGGACAAGTAAAGAACTTCAGTAATAAAGGATTAGGCGATTGGGGCGAGAAAATTGCTTCTAAATACCTTAATAGCAATGGTTTCGAAGTTCTAGGTTCAGTTCAAACTAAATCAAACCAAGGATTTGATTTAGTTGCAATTGATAGAAGTACAAGTGAAATCAATGTAATTGAAGTCAAAACAAGTAGAAGAGGATTTGGATCTAAATCAAGAATGCCTACATGGACAAGAAATAATATTAGAACAATAACTAGAAATGTTAACGGACACTGGGGGAATATGCCGTCTTATCAAAAGGAGTTAATGGGTATGATAAGAAATGCACAGAATAATGGGACTATAAAAAATAAACTAGTACAAATCAATGTAGATAAGAGGAGGATAAATATTAAGTGCAAGAACTAA